The following coding sequences lie in one Oncorhynchus kisutch isolate 150728-3 linkage group LG3, Okis_V2, whole genome shotgun sequence genomic window:
- the lmbrd2a gene encoding G-protein coupled receptor-associated protein LMBRD2a — protein MSGGALGIEIVLVFFLPLFLLHRYGHFRKQHPLVLFGTLLSWYLCFLIVFILPLDVSTTIYNQCKIDNEKPRALTSSDPSNQTSNSSVFPTSTPKVCHKPWSYIPDGILPVFWRVVYWTSQCLTWLLLPFMQSYASSGGFSIPGKIKTALIENAIYYGTYLVIFCSLLIYLAVHPQWQLTWQGLQTISIAAANTWGLFLLVLLLGYGLVEIPCLYWNSSRHGYLLAKTYFKAAKLAKEKSDAEENMDDAMEEVANVNESIGYGHPLRISIDTILRKCPMEIQEKMVRLNTEDSEDESTQRTYPSKRSLVKLHKQVICAGQRHSQTQVQWAILLEEAFHLEDVCKNETSTSHQFVHSFLSSQPPGWLGKYLYTPTIEWYWECVLRQWCYRLLALLLSLLSVAVVWSECTFFSTHPVLSLFAIFIQLAESDYNYLYIEMACFVSILFLCVCVYSTVFRIRVFNYYYLVPHHQTDAYSLLFSGMLFCRLTPPLCLNFLGLIHMDASISHQQRIQTAYTTIMGSMRLLSFIADGFYIYYPMLIVLLCIATYCSLGTRCLNLLGFPQYISQSDDLTSELVEEGRELIRRERRNRQRSEDAESRKRGWRERYGEQRNLRRSRNGYSELKDNDSPSDNSDTAQLTRRESGDHTGLLQDVDTTSLDPSDSPTQRYAGGRYLSLASSRPHILNNV, from the exons ATGAGCGGTGGAGCCCTGGGTATCGAGATTGTGCTGGTCTTCTTCCTGCCACTATTTCTCCTGCATCGCTATGGACACTTCCGCAAGCAGCACCCACTGGTGCTGTTCGGGACCCTCCTGTCCTGGTATCTCTGCTTCCTCATCGTCTTCATCCTTCCGCTGGATGTCAGCACG ACCATATATAACCAGTGTAAGATTGACAACGAGAAACCCAGGGCTCTGACCAGTTCAGACCCCTCTAATCAGACATCCAACTCCTCTGTCTTCCCTACAAG CACACCTAAAGTATGTCACAAGCCATGGAGCTATATTCCTGATGGAATTCTGCCAGTGTTCTGGCGCGTGGTCTACTGGACCTCTCAGTGTCTGACCTG GCTGTTGCTCCCCTTCATGCAGTCCTATGCAAGCTCTGGGGGCTTTTCTATCCCCGGTAAGATTAAGACGGCCCTTATCGAGAACGCCATCTACTATGGCACCTACCTGGTCATCTTTTGCTCCTTGCTTATCTACTTGGCTGTCCATCCCCAGTGGCAGCTAACCTG GCAGGGTCTGCAAACCATTAGCATCGCAGCAGCAAACACCTGGGGGCTTTTCCTCTTGGTGCTGTTGCTAGGTTATGGCCTGGTGGAGATCCCGTGCTTGTACTGGAACTCCTCTCGCCACGGTTACCTGTTGGCCAAGACCTACTTCAAGGCGGCCAAGCTGGCGAAGGAAAAGTCAGACGCCGAGGAAAACATGGATGACGCCATGGAG GAGGTGGCAAATGTCAATGAATCAATCGGGTACGGTCACCCCCTAAGGATCAGCATTGACACTATTTTGAGAAAG TGTCCCATGGAAATCCAGGAGAAAATGGTGAGGCTGAACACGGAGGACAGTGAGGATGAAAGCACACAGAGGACCTATCCTTCCAAAAGGAGCCTAGTGAAGCTTCATAAGCAA gTGATCTGCGCTGGCCAGAGACACAGTCAAACCCAGGTCCAGTGGGCGATCCTTCTGGAAGAGGCCTTCCATTTAGAGGACGTGTGTAAGAATGAGACCAGTACCTCCCATCAGTTTGTCCATAGTTTCCTCTCCTCCCAGCCACCCGGCTGGCTCGGCAAATACCTGTACACTCCTACCATAG AGTGGTACTGGGAGTGTGTGCTGCGACAGTGGTGCTACCGGCTGCTGGcactactgctgtctctactctctgtGGCTGTGGTGTGGTCTGAATGCACGTTCTTCAGCACacatcctgttctctctctcttcgccaTCTTCATCCAGTTAGCAGAGAGTGACTACAACTACTTGTACATAGAG ATGGCGTGCTTCGTCTCTATTTTATTCCTGTGCGTTTGTGTCTACTCCACCGTGTTCCGCATCCGAGTCTTCAACTACTACTACCTGGTACCTCATCATCAGACAGACGCCTACAGCCTACTGTTCAGCGGAAT GTTGTTCTGTCGACTGACTCCTCCGCTGTGTCTCAACTTCCTGGGTCTCATCCACATGGACGCCTCCATTTCTCACCAGCAGAGAATACAGACAGCATACACCACA ATCATGGGCTCTAtgcgtctcctctccttcatagCAGATGGTTTCTACATCTATTACCCCATGCTCATAGTCCTCCTCTGCATCGCCACCTACTGCAG CCTGGGTACCCGATGTCTCAACCTCCTGGGGTTCCCACAGTATATTAGTCAGAGCGATGACTTGAcctctgagctggtggaagaGGGCAGAGAGCTTATCAGAAGAG aaagAAGAAACCGACAGAGAAGTGAGGATGCGGAGAGTCGGAAACGA GGATGGAGAGAGCGCTATGGAGAACAGAGAAATCTGAGGAGGAGCAGAAATGGTTATTCCGAGTTAAAGGACAACGACTCTCCCTCAGACAACAGTGACA CTGCCCAGTTGACTAGGAGAGAGAGCGGGGATCACACTGGGCTACTTCAGGACGTGGACACCACAAGCCTAGATCCTAGTGATTCGCCAACCCAGAG GTACGCAGGAGGACGTTACCTCTCCCTGGCGTCCTCTCGGCCACACATTTTAAACAATGTCTGA